A window of Cyprinus carpio isolate SPL01 chromosome A6, ASM1834038v1, whole genome shotgun sequence genomic DNA:
GAAAGGGCTTTATGAGGGGTAGACATACTGTCTTTAAGGCGAGACTGTAGCGTTTCCTCCATGAACTGAATAGCGGCATCCCACTGGGGCTTGTCTGTGATAGAACAATCCTCCAGAGCGTTGTGTTGAATCACTCTCTGTACCGCACACACATAAGTAGCATTTACCGACAACACTCAAGAAACAACTGTGTGCTGCATTAGCAAAATAATCAGCTACTTCTAGTAAGTATATATGTTCTATTTACCAAGCTGTCCATGGCTCTTTCGTTCCATTTGTGTCGTTTGATGCTCTCATCCTTGACAGCTTCCTTAAGCTTATCGAAGATGTCATCCTGGTCTTTCCCTTTGTACTCTGCCATGAAGCGGGCAAACTCCTCCTGCAATGTCTCCCAAGCAACCTGAGTAGCAAAGAAAACAGATATATCAAATAGATCagagatatattttattttcacatggtGTTATATATCTctgtaaaacaatataatttaaataaaagtttggggtcagtaggacaattaatactttaattcagcaaggatgcattaaatatcaAGAAATTTATATTGTCACACAgaagatttacatttcaaataaatgctgttcttttgaaatttctattcattaaaaaaaaatcttgaactaAATTGTTATGGTTTCCAcatgaaatattaagcagcgtaaatgttttcaacattgataataataaaaatgtaataatggctaatgaaaattcagctttaccacgaatgaattacttttttaaatatattacaaatcaaTTATGACTTCTTCAAATAGtcataatttttcacaatattgcagtttttgtttttttaacaaaaaaatgcagccttggtgaacataagagactactttcaaaactCCAAccacaaaacataacataacataacatacaaCACAACATAAGATAACATAAGTATTTCACATATAATCTTTGAGAAAATTAAGTACCAACTATCAGCACAAAGAAATACCAGTGTTTCATTACCTCCAGTGCTTTATGAGGAAGTTGTTTATCAGTCCATTGCTTGAGTTTGATGTCTACAGTGGTGTTGAAAGTGCCTGAGTTCATGGTCTGGGCAGCAGGCAGGTAGATGTTCTCAATAACATGTGTCGAGACTCTTTCCCAGAGCTTCTTCTGTAAGATGGACTCcctaaaatgacataaaaattatGTTTGGTAATTCTTCAAATATACATGAGCAAGGTGCTATCAAATGGAGACCAAGAGCACAATAAACAATTATGTTGTTTTCAGTTCTCTCAACCatgaaataatgtcaaaaatataCTTCACAATTCTAAAAGGTCGGAGTGGAAAGTATAGGACTTGACATCAAGACAAAGATGAGAATATTCTGAGGGTGACGGTCAAGCTCATTTATCATAAAAGGAAAGCACATTTCATAGCTTCCTGTTTGCTTTGTTCTAGCGTAGtacatcaatacacacacatttgcaatACCATCAAACTAGAGCTGCCCAGAGAAGCCACCCTCCAGCTATTCATCATGCCATTGATTTGAGAGGCTGATGGAGCACACTGGGCCCCCTACAAACATCTGATCTATTTCATTTAGCTTGCTCCTCTGGGTTTTAGGTTCATAACTCTGGGTACACTTTGTAGCTTTGCATTCTGATGGTAGAGTCAACCCTGAAGCCATGGAGATGGAGATGTCAAGTTTAACATCTGCCAGCCAACAAAGGGTCAAAGACTGACAATATTTCATTACCTGTTCATCTGCACAaccacaatattatatatatatcctgatacAAGAGTTTTTTCCTTGAAATGCATTTAATCATATATTTAGCAAagcataaataacataaaatcaatattaaataataaacaatgaaactaaatgtatatgcatatatatccCCAATAAGAAAGTAGGCAGAACAAAATTAGTCGTCCACACAGGATGCATGATATGTAATTAatctgattacatttttttaaacaatagacAGCTCTACAATTAATTTTGTAGTAAATGAAAAGAGAAGTGTTTACCAGTGTTTTGGTGTAACTTGACTCAAGCTGATCACCTCATCCAAGATCTCATTTTTGGCCTTCTCATACAGCTCGTTCTATGAacaaaaaacatgacatacacagtataaaacatatattttatatcatcagGTCATAGGGCACATACGATTATTAATGCTGCCAAAGGTAATGTAGAGTACATTGCAGGATTTGTTTTTTAGTACTTAGTATAGTCaataattttgtttagattttttttccatacttaaattaaaatatatcaatctGACATTAAAAAAGGATTCCTAGACATAAAAATCTAGAATAGTTAAGCAGGAGCCGAATCTTACCCTGTCCAGCTCTCGTAAGCGAGGATAGTTGTTCTTCCACTCAGTCTCCAGGTTAAATCGGGATGCTGGTCAACAGGGAACACGAAGTAAAGTTCGATTTAGATTACTATTTTCATTAATAtcccaaaaaaagtttaaaacatttaaaaatctggaaggttacaaaagtttttttttttttttttttttttttttgtcatttactcaccctcacgtcattccaaacctgtgtgaaaaaaagacattttgaaaaagtatGCTAACCAATCAGTTTCGGTTCCCCATTGTCATCCATAGTATTTTCTGACCAAACAACTGAAGTCAATGGgaacagaaactgtttggttaccatcattcttcaaaatatattctgtgttacacaaataaagaaatccataaaggtttggaatgacttgagggtgaataaattatgaaagaattttaatttttgggtggactatacCTTTAATATACTAATTTTATGGACAGCGTATCTTACGTAAGATCACAACTGTGAAATTTCAGTACCTCTaacaaacatgataaaaaataaatacgataaaaaaaactgcaataagtAGGTCAGATGTCATTTAAACATGATCATTAGTAACCTGGCTATTAATCtcatacttaaaatatatattttctataaaacagTGTGTTCAAAGTTCACCTATAATAATAGAGCAAACTTTTACTAAAACTTTTCAGTGACAGTAGCCCTATTCCTCAGACACTTCCCATCTCCCTCTGTCTTGTTCCCTATACAGGGACACCAGACTGTGCAGTGGCCATGATCAATGCACCTGGAGTCAGGCGTGCACTGTATCAGCAACCCCACGCTCCCCAGGGGGCCTGCGTCCCCAGCATACACACAGACCGGGCGTCTCGCTCACACAATGGAGATGACGCTAATTGCTCTGGTTATCGGGCTGGCCCCAGTGCAGCCGTGGAGATCGATAGCCCACACAAAGGTTTGAGAAGCATCCTGGGTCGGGCAATAAATCTAAAGGCAGAGCGTTAGCAGAGCTGGCCTGTTAATTGGCAGCGTGGAGGTCTACAGCGTGCCCTGTGCAGAATGTCAGAGCTGAGGTGAGGTGTGACGGGAATCAGCACACACAGAAAAGGGAACGAGCTCTGCTGAGGTGGGTTTCAGAGTTAAGTGGCTGCCGAGCTGTTGGTTTGGATTCTATTAAGGTTTATTTACTGAGTCTCCTGAGAGCTGATGTGCACTCTGCTTCACAAAATGCCCTTGAAAATCAACATCTTATTAGGGAATAAAAATAGCAATGATCAACTTAAAGGCCCAAAAGCACAGTTCTTGTGCCTTTTTTATTTCAAGGTTTTCAGATGTGTCTTAATGTAGTAGTtatcaacctttttgactccaaggatCCTCATTGTCCACAACAATAATCAGAGgccccatgacttttccagttatTTGTGATTTACTAAATAAGGATGGTGTCTTTTTACAATTATTACGTTATAACTAtagcatttttcatttcatgtacatttcatgtacatttataagtctatactttgtattatatttccTTAGCAAATTCaacatctttctctcttctgatcATCATAAATaatctctcaatatttttttctcttttggaaAGACAGAAACactatcttatttttttttttgttgttgttgtttttttttttttttcaaccaaagCAAATGGGAActcaacaaaaaatacatttgttgtaATTTCCATTCACCACTATACAAGTACACTATCGCTTCTGAGAACCTGTTAAGGATaaggatttttaaatatttattctcaATTTCTATCCCACTGCATAAGAAGAAATAtgtattatgaaaatgttaatttagatGACCTCATATATCTAGGTTTTTCAAGAGAATTGGAACCCTggttcatcaaagaaaaaaaaggtattcagggcattgaattaaaatgactttcttgatttttaattgtttcagcttatttaaatacttgttttgtcttattctAAATCATTTCAAGTCATCTTGAGTCCTCACTGTAAGTTTGATAAGGACCTCTAGTGGGCCCTGGCTTCTAGTTGCGAACGACTGTCCTGTTACAGATTTGGGAGGAGAcctaaatttcagtctgttccttgCAGAAAGATAacatatggctttagaagacttcaTGGGTTATGAGGTTTTATTCCATCTTTTCGTAGTTTTTTGGAACATGACTATCTCATTTGATATTTTTCTTGTATGGAAATGTATAGCATGGTCATTCTGCTTAATagcttcttttgtgctccacagaaaaagaaaatgggTCACATGTGGGTAaacagaatgttttttgttttttttaacaatctgtAAACAGTGTCTTTTAGATCTGTTAGTTGAAGTCATAGTATGAGCCACAGTAATATAAGATATGAATCTCTGTTATATCTCACCTTTAAAGACATCAGCTTGTTGTTCCACTGACTCCCTGACCATTTTCCAGAAGCAGTCTGACACTGCAAGACTGAGGTTCTTTGTGGTCACCTGATGAGCTTTCAACATGCCATCCCTTTAGCAGTTTGGGAAAAGATTGTCCAATCAAAATGTGACAGATTAAAGAAATACTAAGTTAGAAATATGCATTTGAGTCCCACCTCAGCAGTCttgatttctgaaagaagtcCTCCTCATAGTCTTTGATGGAGTCTATGCTCTCATTAGAACTGCCTACAAAAGAATCATGGGTCTGAATTATTTTATCTAAGCACAGCAAATTTCAAATGCAAAAGGTTTCTAGAAAGATCTTATGTTTACCTTTTCCAGTTACTACAGCAAAGTAGCCCAAAGCCTTCATTGGGAATAATTTGCCTTCAACTATTTGCTGGATCTACAAATGGgggaaaacattaataatttgaagcaaataacaaaatatctttttatgaaGTGTAAAAAATTCCCATGAATGTCATCATCTGCACATAACAGTAGTCAGTATTGCTTGTTTAGTGTCAGAGGGCACAAAAAGCCTCCCTCTAGTGGTTTATAGAGTAAGTAACACATCACTGAGAGTTCATGTGATGAAATATCTAAAGGTCTTACTCTGCTTGGACTAGCTAGGTTCTTTTCTGCCAGGTCAACCTTTGTAAGAACAAAGATGGTCCTTTTGCCCTGAGGGTCCATCTGACTGACCAGATCAGTGACTATACTACGCTCTGCATCTACTGAGccatctgaaagagaaaaataaagcaaGAGACAGAGAATTAACAGTCTTGTCTTAATACAATGCTAGtgacaaatattttaatgaaagagTGAAAACTCACCCTGAATACAGAGGATGATGGCATTTGGATTCTGCATGTAGGCTTTACTAATGCTAAAAATGGTTTCTTTTGTGTCAGCAGCCATGCCGGCTGTCACAGTCTGTATAGAAATAAAACAGTCGGTGACATCAGACATGTTCTGCATAGATGTATAAGGTTATgtgttaaattgtattaaatgaaGACAAAACCTACACTGATGACCCCCGGCAAGTCAACGAGCACCATTCTCTGGATTCCTGGACCCTTTACACTTAAAGAGATGGTCTAATAGAGAATATAAACACAGGAATGATGAATATCCAAGTTACCGGGCAGATTCAagagtaaaagttttttttttttttttttttttttttttttttacaaaagcagcAAAGGATGGATGGTCTGGTCTCACCTCAGGACTGACTGTCTGACCTTCCTTCACACTCTTCCTCATCCTGAGTTCAATCTCATGCCTCAATGCTGCAAGCTAGAAAAGATCATCTCAGTGATCTGACAGTCAAATACAGAGAATGACAAACTTGTGCtacataatttgatttaagaAACCTACATCCTCCTCTTTCCCGAGGTCAAACTCACGAGTGCTGTCTTTGAAGATTGCTACATGGTGAGGGCCTTCGCTCAATGTCACCTACAGGtaaacaattcacaattattccaatatttactatattattattattcatgtgtcATATAACTACTATCTGAGTGTAGTTTGTTTAATTCACCTTGACAGGAGATCTGGTCATCATTTCTCCAGAGCCTCTAGGAAAGATCCTAGCTTGAGCTATCATCTCCAAAACACTGGTCTTTCCTGCACTCTGGTCTCCAACTACCACCACCTAGTGAAGAGAAGATAGAAGCTGATTATGTCTGAACCATTAAGAGGTGATTTATGAGATAACATAACAGGAAAATAATAAgcttaatttatttcaataaaacatttgagtTGAGAtgacttgtttgcattatttatgcattattttatttatttgtaagactTTTATGATGAACTTTGGTAAAGGGagagtaaaactttttttaaatatacactgtTTAAACTAGACTGCTTATGTTTTTTAGTGTTTGGGATGTGGCTTTTAATGATGAGACCTTTTTTGTAATCAGGCTctgaaaaagtatataaaaatttgGATATAGATTTATATCGGTTATCggctttcaaattaaaaaatatatatatcggGTATCAGCCAACATTTTCATATATGTGcatcccttatatatatatatatatatatatatatatatatatatatatatatatatgtgtgtgtgtgtgtgtgtgtgtgtgtgtgtgtgtgtgtgtgtgtacatataaacaaattttgaagATTACATCAAACTAATGGAAAAACTACAACcataagaacaacaaaaaaaaaaacagaggtcaatagtgtgtaaatgtgtatgtgtcAGTGGATATGTGTaatatgtatgcatgcattgtGTGCATACATGTGTCCATCTATGAATACTTATATTCAGATTACAGTAATGTTTTATCATCAGTGAAGGCAATGTGTGTTTTCTACCTTTTACCTGTAAACCTCCACATTTTATAGCAAATATATTTTGCagcatacaaaatatattattttgatggAAAGCATATCCAGTTAattgtttaatcaaaaaataatctaCATATAATTGCAATTATAGCAAAGCTTTGTGTAAATATTTGACATTCTAAAAGAAGAATAAATAAGAATAGCACTGACCCTTGGAAGATGATCTTGAGTATTGTAGTTGGAGTCATAAAATGAAAGAATGTCCAGGACCTCAGAGTACATATCAATCAAAGACTTCTACAAAGGATCAAAACCAGGAGAAACGCATCAGTGAAACCCAGTGATCTGTTCTGTACAGCAATGAAAACCCAACCACATACCCCCCTCTCACCCCAAAAAAGGTTTTATTGCATGTACCAGTTTTATGCATAATTGAAGAAAGTTCAAATCTGACCTTGACATTTCTTTGGTGAATACCCTTTTCATCTTTCTGCAATACGACTTTCCTCAGTTCTTTATTCTCTTTTTCCAGACGCTCCAGCATCCGTTGGTACTTCGACTATATAAGCATGAGAGAAATGgaatataaaacatgtataaacTGATTATGATAAGAATAAATGAAAAGGCTACAAGGTTTAGTGTGGGGGGAAAAACTCAAAAGCAAGGCTTCAAATCAATGACATATAACTGTTAATACCTGAGTTCGAAGAAGTTCTTCCTGAAGCTGGTCAATTTTTTCTTTATCATATGACTGAAAGCACAAGAAACAATGTAGCAGACTATGACCATATTATTTCTTTTCAGGACAGCTGATCATCTTCTTAATATCCCACTGTAAGAGCCACTGCGAAAGAAATCCAAATCTTGTGCATTCAATTCCAGCAGGCATCCCAGAAGAGGAAAGGCAAGTTAATGCAAAGAGAAGAAATTTCACATCCAGGTTTTTCAAGCATTTAATCAATTATTTGTTCTTTACACAAATCAACACACTTCCAAAAAAAAACGATTTGTAAAGGATGCTTAAATTATAAATCAATGCATCAAAGCACTGAATCATTTCTTGGCCCGCACCTGTAATGCAATTGCTGAGTACCAAAACACAGAAAAGAGGTGAATGATTAGAGGAGAGAAGGACACAAAGGaaaacatcaaacacacaaatgcacatctatataaaaaaaaaatgatgtgtgaTATGAAATTGCATTTGATTACTACTAAATAGCATGTCTTTTGCCTATGTAATTAGTTCTGGTATTAGGCAGGTTCAGTTTGCTTGCCAACAGCTGGAGCAAAGTGCATTGATGGAAAGCAGGGCAGCATACCACTCCATGCAGTGAATATTAACTGTACATGTGGGACTGTGTAAATAAATGGGTTTGCATGAGCAAGGCAGAATCgcaaaaaaattatgaaactaTACAAGCGTCACTTATTCTGCTAGTGATAGGTGCATGGCAAATATGATGTATTTTactttaacaataaaaacatgtttagagCAGGGGTCTTCCGAAAGCCGCttgaatgaaatattgaagcgTTTGACTAATAACTGTCTTCAAAGTCACTCAGAATTTGATTGTTAAAACTCAATAACTATAGCATATACCGTGAGGtttaaaagtctgagaccacCCTCAAAATCTGTgattcaaaatctaaatttaatttaaactatataaaCAGTTTTAAGCTGTAGGaatttgctaaaaatataaaCCAAGAAACACTGCAGCATAAAACGAATGAGATATATGTCATACATAAAGATtttgcactatttctaggtcacttaTAAAATGAGCAAATATTGTGACGCTGATCATGTGATcccatttgtacaaaaaaaagatatgattTCCTTTCACTGAAGCTc
This region includes:
- the LOC109068649 gene encoding dynamin-like 120 kDa protein, mitochondrial isoform X4 encodes the protein MLRAGSAVTCIACMNLLPSRMGVKFRVPLQKLHPLSRAIQHRYSSNNNQQRPPHCSAARHYTSLSRLPMRPHKSRSGGHGYQQHRSFWVARLAARLLKLRYILLGSAVGGGYTAKKTYDEWKDMFPDMSQYTWIVPDFVWELSENIDLDKLASALPELEKIAKLLPDMEKIGENFTFLKSLLSTETTGESTLRVTDVPPTSAAMSDSSDKQFKKGLLSELILIQQQIQQHEEEMRRAAANNAPPPPREPSPNPAPNPSPSQSNRKSYDKEKIDQLQEELLRTQSKYQRMLERLEKENKELRKVVLQKDEKGIHQRNVKKSLIDMYSEVLDILSFYDSNYNTQDHLPRVVVVGDQSAGKTSVLEMIAQARIFPRGSGEMMTRSPVKVTLSEGPHHVAIFKDSTREFDLGKEEDLAALRHEIELRMRKSVKEGQTVSPETISLSVKGPGIQRMVLVDLPGVISTVTAGMAADTKETIFSISKAYMQNPNAIILCIQDGSVDAERSIVTDLVSQMDPQGKRTIFVLTKVDLAEKNLASPSRIQQIVEGKLFPMKALGYFAVVTGKGSSNESIDSIKDYEEDFFQKSRLLRDGMLKAHQVTTKNLSLAVSDCFWKMVRESVEQQADVFKASRFNLETEWKNNYPRLRELDRNELYEKAKNEILDEVISLSQVTPKHWESILQKKLWERVSTHVIENIYLPAAQTMNSGTFNTTVDIKLKQWTDKQLPHKALEVAWETLQEEFARFMAEYKGKDQDDIFDKLKEAVKDESIKRHKWNERAMDSLRVIQHNALEDCSITDKPQWDAAIQFMEETLQSRLKDTDSIIADMVGPDWKQRWLSWTNRTPEQHIRNETKNELERVLKLHEDHTAYLANDEVTTVRKNLEARGVDVDPVLIKDTWHQLYRRHFLQKALLHCNLCRRGFYYYQRHFVDSELECNDVVLFWRIQRMLAITANTLRQQLTNTEVRRLEKNVKEVLEDFGEDTEKKVQLITGRRVQLAEDLKKVREIQEKLEAFIEALHKEK
- the LOC109068649 gene encoding dynamin-like 120 kDa protein, mitochondrial isoform X7, whose protein sequence is MFPDMSQYTWIVPDFVWELSENIDLDKLASALPELEKIAKLLPDMEKIGENFTFLKSLLSTGLGSEVNGASGLHLLLETTGESTLRVTDVPPTSAAMSDSSDKQFKKQGLLSELILIQQQIQQHEEEMRRAAANNAPPPPREPSPNPAPNPSPSQSNRKSYDKEKIDQLQEELLRTQSKYQRMLERLEKENKELRKVVLQKDEKGIHQRNVKKSLIDMYSEVLDILSFYDSNYNTQDHLPRVVVVGDQSAGKTSVLEMIAQARIFPRGSGEMMTRSPVKVTLSEGPHHVAIFKDSTREFDLGKEEDLAALRHEIELRMRKSVKEGQTVSPETISLSVKGPGIQRMVLVDLPGVISTVTAGMAADTKETIFSISKAYMQNPNAIILCIQDGSVDAERSIVTDLVSQMDPQGKRTIFVLTKVDLAEKNLASPSRIQQIVEGKLFPMKALGYFAVVTGKGSSNESIDSIKDYEEDFFQKSRLLRDGMLKAHQVTTKNLSLAVSDCFWKMVRESVEQQADVFKASRFNLETEWKNNYPRLRELDRNELYEKAKNEILDEVISLSQVTPKHWESILQKKLWERVSTHVIENIYLPAAQTMNSGTFNTTVDIKLKQWTDKQLPHKALEVAWETLQEEFARFMAEYKGKDQDDIFDKLKEAVKDESIKRHKWNERAMDSLRVIQHNALEDCSITDKPQWDAAIQFMEETLQSRLKDTDSIIADMVGPDWKQRWLSWTNRTPEQHIRNETKNELERVLKLHEDHTAYLANDEVTTVRKNLEARGVDVDPVLIKDTWHQLYRRHFLQKALLHCNLCRRGFYYYQRHFVDSELECNDVVLFWRIQRMLAITANTLRQQLTNTEVRRLEKNVKEVLEDFGEDTEKKVQLITGRRVQLAEDLKKVREIQEKLEAFIEALHKEK
- the LOC109068649 gene encoding dynamin-like 120 kDa protein, mitochondrial isoform X5, whose protein sequence is MLRAGSAVTCIACMNLLPSRMGVKFRVPLQKLHPLSRAIQHRYSSNNNQQRPPHCSAARHYTSLSRLPMRPHKSRSGGHGYQQHRSFWVARLAARLLKLRYILLGSAVGGGYTAKKTYDEWKDMFPDMSQYTWIVPDFVWELSENIDLDKLASALPELEKIAKLLPDMEKIGENFTFLKSLLSTGLGSEVNGASGLHLLLETTGESTLRVTDVPPTSAAMSDSSDKQFKKSYDKEKIDQLQEELLRTQSKYQRMLERLEKENKELRKVVLQKDEKGIHQRNVKKSLIDMYSEVLDILSFYDSNYNTQDHLPRVVVVGDQSAGKTSVLEMIAQARIFPRGSGEMMTRSPVKVTLSEGPHHVAIFKDSTREFDLGKEEDLAALRHEIELRMRKSVKEGQTVSPETISLSVKGPGIQRMVLVDLPGVISTVTAGMAADTKETIFSISKAYMQNPNAIILCIQDGSVDAERSIVTDLVSQMDPQGKRTIFVLTKVDLAEKNLASPSRIQQIVEGKLFPMKALGYFAVVTGKGSSNESIDSIKDYEEDFFQKSRLLRDGMLKAHQVTTKNLSLAVSDCFWKMVRESVEQQADVFKASRFNLETEWKNNYPRLRELDRNELYEKAKNEILDEVISLSQVTPKHWESILQKKLWERVSTHVIENIYLPAAQTMNSGTFNTTVDIKLKQWTDKQLPHKALEVAWETLQEEFARFMAEYKGKDQDDIFDKLKEAVKDESIKRHKWNERAMDSLRVIQHNALEDCSITDKPQWDAAIQFMEETLQSRLKDTDSIIADMVGPDWKQRWLSWTNRTPEQHIRNETKNELERVLKLHEDHTAYLANDEVTTVRKNLEARGVDVDPVLIKDTWHQLYRRHFLQKALLHCNLCRRGFYYYQRHFVDSELECNDVVLFWRIQRMLAITANTLRQQLTNTEVRRLEKNVKEVLEDFGEDTEKKVQLITGRRVQLAEDLKKVREIQEKLEAFIEALHKEK
- the LOC109068649 gene encoding dynamin-like 120 kDa protein, mitochondrial isoform X2, with the protein product MLRAGSAVTCIACMNLLPSRMGVKFRVPLQKLHPLSRAIQHRYSSNNNQQRPPHCSAARHYTSLSRLPMRPHKSRSGGHGYQQHRSFWVARLAARLLKLRYILLGSAVGGGYTAKKTYDEWKDMFPDMSQYTWIVPDFVWELSENIDLDKLASALPELEKIAKLLPDMEKIGENFTFLKSLLSTGLGSEVNGASGLHLLLETTGESTLRVTDVPPTSAAMSDSSDKQFKKGLLSELILIQQQIQQHEEEMRRAAANNAPPPPREPSPNPAPNPSPSQSNRKSYDKEKIDQLQEELLRTQSKYQRMLERLEKENKELRKVVLQKDEKGIHQRNVKKSLIDMYSEVLDILSFYDSNYNTQDHLPRVVVVGDQSAGKTSVLEMIAQARIFPRGSGEMMTRSPVKVTLSEGPHHVAIFKDSTREFDLGKEEDLAALRHEIELRMRKSVKEGQTVSPETISLSVKGPGIQRMVLVDLPGVISTVTAGMAADTKETIFSISKAYMQNPNAIILCIQDGSVDAERSIVTDLVSQMDPQGKRTIFVLTKVDLAEKNLASPSRIQQIVEGKLFPMKALGYFAVVTGKGSSNESIDSIKDYEEDFFQKSRLLRDGMLKAHQVTTKNLSLAVSDCFWKMVRESVEQQADVFKASRFNLETEWKNNYPRLRELDRNELYEKAKNEILDEVISLSQVTPKHWESILQKKLWERVSTHVIENIYLPAAQTMNSGTFNTTVDIKLKQWTDKQLPHKALEVAWETLQEEFARFMAEYKGKDQDDIFDKLKEAVKDESIKRHKWNERAMDSLRVIQHNALEDCSITDKPQWDAAIQFMEETLQSRLKDTDSIIADMVGPDWKQRWLSWTNRTPEQHIRNETKNELERVLKLHEDHTAYLANDEVTTVRKNLEARGVDVDPVLIKDTWHQLYRRHFLQKALLHCNLCRRGFYYYQRHFVDSELECNDVVLFWRIQRMLAITANTLRQQLTNTEVRRLEKNVKEVLEDFGEDTEKKVQLITGRRVQLAEDLKKVREIQEKLEAFIEALHKEK
- the LOC109068649 gene encoding dynamin-like 120 kDa protein, mitochondrial isoform X6, which produces MLRAGSAVTCIACMNLLPSRMGVKFRVPLQKLHPLSRAIQHRYSSNNNQQRPPHCSAARHYTSLSRLPMRPHKSRSGGHGYQQHRSFWVARLAARLLKLRYILLGSAVGGGYTAKKTYDEWKDMFPDMSQYTWIVPDFVWELSENIDLDKLASALPELEKIAKLLPDMEKIGENFTFLKSLLSTETTGESTLRVTDVPPTSAAMSDSSDKQFKKSYDKEKIDQLQEELLRTQSKYQRMLERLEKENKELRKVVLQKDEKGIHQRNVKKSLIDMYSEVLDILSFYDSNYNTQDHLPRVVVVGDQSAGKTSVLEMIAQARIFPRGSGEMMTRSPVKVTLSEGPHHVAIFKDSTREFDLGKEEDLAALRHEIELRMRKSVKEGQTVSPETISLSVKGPGIQRMVLVDLPGVISTVTAGMAADTKETIFSISKAYMQNPNAIILCIQDGSVDAERSIVTDLVSQMDPQGKRTIFVLTKVDLAEKNLASPSRIQQIVEGKLFPMKALGYFAVVTGKGSSNESIDSIKDYEEDFFQKSRLLRDGMLKAHQVTTKNLSLAVSDCFWKMVRESVEQQADVFKASRFNLETEWKNNYPRLRELDRNELYEKAKNEILDEVISLSQVTPKHWESILQKKLWERVSTHVIENIYLPAAQTMNSGTFNTTVDIKLKQWTDKQLPHKALEVAWETLQEEFARFMAEYKGKDQDDIFDKLKEAVKDESIKRHKWNERAMDSLRVIQHNALEDCSITDKPQWDAAIQFMEETLQSRLKDTDSIIADMVGPDWKQRWLSWTNRTPEQHIRNETKNELERVLKLHEDHTAYLANDEVTTVRKNLEARGVDVDPVLIKDTWHQLYRRHFLQKALLHCNLCRRGFYYYQRHFVDSELECNDVVLFWRIQRMLAITANTLRQQLTNTEVRRLEKNVKEVLEDFGEDTEKKVQLITGRRVQLAEDLKKVREIQEKLEAFIEALHKEK
- the LOC109068649 gene encoding dynamin-like 120 kDa protein, mitochondrial isoform X3, with amino-acid sequence MLRAGSAVTCIACMNLLPSRMGVKFRVPLQKLHPLSRAIQHRYSSNNNQQRPPHCSAARHYTSLSRLPMRPHKSRSGGHGYQQHRSFWVARLAARLLKLRYILLGSAVGGGYTAKKTYDEWKDMFPDMSQYTWIVPDFVWELSENIDLDKLASALPELEKIAKLLPDMEKIGENFTFLKSLLSTETTGESTLRVTDVPPTSAAMSDSSDKQFKKQGLLSELILIQQQIQQHEEEMRRAAANNAPPPPREPSPNPAPNPSPSQSNRKSYDKEKIDQLQEELLRTQSKYQRMLERLEKENKELRKVVLQKDEKGIHQRNVKKSLIDMYSEVLDILSFYDSNYNTQDHLPRVVVVGDQSAGKTSVLEMIAQARIFPRGSGEMMTRSPVKVTLSEGPHHVAIFKDSTREFDLGKEEDLAALRHEIELRMRKSVKEGQTVSPETISLSVKGPGIQRMVLVDLPGVISTVTAGMAADTKETIFSISKAYMQNPNAIILCIQDGSVDAERSIVTDLVSQMDPQGKRTIFVLTKVDLAEKNLASPSRIQQIVEGKLFPMKALGYFAVVTGKGSSNESIDSIKDYEEDFFQKSRLLRDGMLKAHQVTTKNLSLAVSDCFWKMVRESVEQQADVFKASRFNLETEWKNNYPRLRELDRNELYEKAKNEILDEVISLSQVTPKHWESILQKKLWERVSTHVIENIYLPAAQTMNSGTFNTTVDIKLKQWTDKQLPHKALEVAWETLQEEFARFMAEYKGKDQDDIFDKLKEAVKDESIKRHKWNERAMDSLRVIQHNALEDCSITDKPQWDAAIQFMEETLQSRLKDTDSIIADMVGPDWKQRWLSWTNRTPEQHIRNETKNELERVLKLHEDHTAYLANDEVTTVRKNLEARGVDVDPVLIKDTWHQLYRRHFLQKALLHCNLCRRGFYYYQRHFVDSELECNDVVLFWRIQRMLAITANTLRQQLTNTEVRRLEKNVKEVLEDFGEDTEKKVQLITGRRVQLAEDLKKVREIQEKLEAFIEALHKEK